One genomic segment of Syngnathus typhle isolate RoL2023-S1 ecotype Sweden linkage group LG8, RoL_Styp_1.0, whole genome shotgun sequence includes these proteins:
- the oprm1 gene encoding mu-type opioid receptor, whose translation MESASGNLSDADYRSQMAAFYNNSGLCSNGSGCDGERDPGGEADYSDANPVIIAIVITAVYSVVCVVGLVGNVLVMYIIVRYTKMKTATNIYIFNLALADALVTSTLPFQNVNYLMGTWPFGDILCKMVMSIDYYNMFTSIFTLTTMSIDRYVAVCHPVKALDFRTPRNAKIVNVCNWILSSAIGLPVMFMASTVVNPSSIVDCKLIFPHPSWYWDILLKICVFIFAFVMPVLIITVCYGLMVLRLKSVRMLSGSQEKDRNLRRITRMVLVVVAVFIVCWTPIHIFVIIIALINISSSTLQTVTWHFCIALGYTNSSLNPVLYGYLDENFKRCFREFCSSSPSLMEMQNSTRVGVVGRKAPQREPNTAQSGDRSNQQV comes from the exons ATGGAAAGCGCATCAGGCAACCTCTCAGATGCGGATTACCGGAGCCAAATGGCCGCCTTTTACAACAACAGCGGCTTGTGCTCCAACGGCAGCGGGTGCGACGGGGAGCGCGACCCGGGTGGTGAAGCGGACTACAGCGACGCCAACCCGGTCATCATCGCCATCGTCATCACGGCGGTTTATTCCGTCGTGTGCGTGGTGGGGCTAGTGGGCAACGTGCTGGTCATGTATATCATCGTCag GTACACTAAAATGAAGACGGCCACCAACATCTACATCTTCAACCTGGCTCTGGCCGACGCGCTGGTCACCAGCACGCTGCCCTTCCAGAACGTCAACTACCTGATGGGCACATGGCCCTTCGGCGACATCCTGTGCAAGATGGTCATGTCCATCGACTACTACAACATGTTCACGTCCATCTTCACGCTCACCACCATGAGCATCGACCGCTACGTGGCCGTGTGCCACCCGGTCAAGGCGCTAGACTTCCGAACGCCCCGCAACGCCAAGATCGTCAACGTGTGCAACTGGATCCTGTCGTCCGCCATCGGCCTGCCCGTCATGTTCATGGCCTCCACTGTCGTCAATC CCTCGAGCATCGTGGACTGCAAGCTGATCTTCCCGCACCCGTCGTGGTACTGGGACATCCTGCTCAAGATCTGCGTGTTCATCTTTGCCTTCGTCATGCCCGTGCTCATCATCACCGTGTGCTACGGCCTGATGGTGCTGCGCCTCAAAAGCGTGCGCATGCTGTCAGGCTCGCAG GAGAAAGACCGAAACCTGCGTCGCATCACCCGCatggtgctggtggtggtggccgTCTTCATCGTGTGCTGGACGCCCATCCACATCTTTGTCATCATTATCGCCCTGATCAACATCTCCAGCTCCACCTTGCAGACCGTCACCTGGCACTTTTGCATCGCCCTGGGCTACACCAACAG CAGTCTGAACCCGGTGCTTTACGGCTATCTGGACGAGAACTTCAAGCGCTGTTTCCGCGAGTTCTGCTCATCGAGCCCCTCGCTAATGGAGATGCAGAACTCCACCCGGGTGGGCGTGGTCGGACGCAAGGCCCCACAGCGCGAGCCCAACACCGCACAGTCGGGAGACAGGTCCAATCAGCAG GTATGA
- the sf3b5 gene encoding splicing factor 3B subunit 5, with the protein MTDRYNIHSQLEHLQSKYIGTGHADTSKWEWLVNQHRDSHCSYMGHFDLLNYFSVAENESKARVRFNLMEKMLQPCGPPADKPDDA; encoded by the coding sequence ATGACGGACCGCTACAACATCCACAGCCAGCTGGAGCACCTCCAGTCCAAGTACATCGGCACCGGCCACGCCGACACCAGCAAGTGGGAATGGCTTGTAAACCAGCACCGAGACTCGCACTGCTCCTACATGGGCCACTTTGACCTGCTCAACTACTTCTCCGTGGCCGAGAACGAGAGCAAAGCCAGAGTCCGCTTCAACCTTATGGAGAAGATGCTCCAGCCGTGCGGACCGCCCGCAGACAAGCCGGACGACGCCTGA